CGCGTCTTCCAGACGCGATATGCAGATATCCCTCAGAATGGAGCAATCGAAAGCACATTCTTCCGCGAGCCATACTCGCTCGGTGAGATCCGGGTTGAAGAAGGCTGTGATTCTCTCCGGCGCGGGCCTCAGGGGAGCGCCTATTCGTTTCATGAACAGCTCGAATTGTGCGGCGTTGACTTTGGAATGGCGCCGGGCGATCGCGTAGACTTTCTCGAAGTCATCAACTATCGCTTCGCGGAACACTTCGCGGAAGCGGTTGTAGTTGTGCCGGGATCGATAGGCTGTAACAAGACTCCGGGGATAGTGATAGCCGCCATGAACCCGGGCTTGGTTCACGCGGGATGCCCTTTCGAGGAGCCTGCCTTCAGCTTCCACCACCAACGGGTGGTGGCCTTTTTCCCGGAGCATGAGGGCGATCATGCATCCGAAAAATCCTCCGCCAGCGACGATGACGTCAGGATTCATTCCGTTCATGGGGGGCTCTGATAGATATTCCGGAGTGAGCCGAGGGCGGTTCGGAGTGCTCCGAATTCATCCTCCTGTTTCTTCATTTCGAGGGCGATCCCACCGCTATACCCGATCGATCGGAGGGCGGAGGCGACCTGCCGATGGATGGGATCAGGCTCCTTCCAGTCCGAAAGGTCGGGCTGGCTGGCATGAACGTGGTGAACGAGATCCGCGGCTCGCTCCAATATCCCGGCAAACGATTCTCCGGAGATGGCAAGCCCCCCGGCGTCAAGGTGCAAACCGAAGCCAGGGCTGTCGACGGCCCGGACTAGCGTGATGGATTCTTCCAAGGAGATACAGAAATCAGCCCCGTATTGCTCCGGGTTCGGTTCAATGAGAAGGCGTGTATCGTTGGCCGAACAAAAGTCGCCCAGTTCCCTGAAAAACGGAATGGCGATTTCCAGGGCAACACACGGCTCAAGGTCGCCGCGGAGGCGGTTTCTCGGAGAACCAAAAACTAAGGATTTGGCGCCGCACCATCCGGCGACCTGTGCGGCCCTCATCAACCACCGCTTCAGGTTAGTGCGGGAACCCTGGTCAGCGAAAAGGAGCAGGCCGGACGTCCCAAAAAGCAGTGCCTGGAATGAAGAGATGTTGAATCCCTGACGGGCGTACCACCCCGCTTTGGCCCGGACGTCTGCTTCGTTCGCTTCAAGGAGATTGCCGAATGCCCGGACGGGGGCGAGTTCGACAGACTTGATGTCAAACTCTGAGAGCAACCGTAAGGCTGCTTCTTCGTTCGGTTCCGACCAAGCGATATGGGAGACGGACAACATGGGTCAAGAGGAGATGTCACGCAGAAAGCCTTCCAAGTCGCGGAGAACGGTTTCCTTGGAGTAGAGGTATCCGCCGCTCCCGTTCCACGCCGCATCATATCGGGAGCGCATGTCATAGGCTGGTGGAGGGGGGGGCTCTCCACCCAGGGCTTTGCCGGGGAAATAGAGGTCGCGGATTTCACCGGTGGCAACCGGTTCCGAGGAAACATTGAGCACGGGGATATCTCTTTCCCAGGCCCGGTTGATATCTCCCGCGAGTCTGCGGGTGTCATAGTATTGGAAAGATCCTTCGGGGTGGACTTTATCAAGCTGATTGTCCGACATCAGATCAAATATGACGTTCTTTTTCAGTCCGGGGCCGAAGAGACCCGGAAGGCGGAGGATGGTGACATTGGAGAACAAGGCTTGGATCGTCTCTTCCACTTCGAGGCGGTGGAGACCGTAGGGGTGATGCCCATCCAGCCCGATGGGAGTGTCCTCGTCCACCTCGCGGGGCGAGGGATATACATCGATGGTGGATATCAGCGTGAACATTCCCGCCTTGGCGTCCCGAAGGGCATCCAGCAAGGAATGGATTCTCGCCCGATCTTCATCTGGGTGGAGATTGGCCCACCATTTTACCGCCTGGACGCCCGCACAAATGATGTGTCCGAAATTCTGTCCGCGGATGTCATTTATATTGTTGGAGCGGAATCGTGCATCGGGGTTGAGGGTCCGGTCGAGGGTGCTGCCGACAAATCCACTATAGCCGATCAGGGCGGTTTTCATGAAATGGTTGGGGTTGAGATCATGTTCCGGCTTTCAATATACAAAAAATCACATCCTGATGCTTGGAAACGGGTTGGGCCTGAAGACCCGCCTTGGAGAGAATCGCGGTGATTTCGGCAGGCATCTCCTTATGGATGGCGAGCGTGATCCTGTTTTGGCCGGCCAGAGGCTTGAGCCGTGTGAGATAAGCTTCCAATTCCACCAAAGTGTTCGCAAAGACGAGGGGTCTTCCGCACTCATAGGTTTCCATCGCGAGATCAGCGGAACATCCGATCAGCAAGCCGTCAGGTGGGCAACTGGCGCGGATGGCGGGTCCTGCGCCCCGGAACCAATCTCTTTGCCGGGCTGAAATATTCTGTCCCGGTTTGAGTTGACGGACAGGAGTCAGCGTCCACTGACGCAAAGCGGTTCTCAGGACGCTGGGGAGATCGTAAGTTTCAGCGCCCAAGGCAAAAGGGAAATCGCTTCCAGGATTGATGTAGCCGGCCGGCAGGTGAGCTTGGCGTGGTGTGGCCGAAAGGACCCGTGGAAGAAGCATATGTCCGAAGAGGGAAAAGCAAGAGGTGCCGAGGCACAAAATGGCTGCGATGCTTCGGCGTTGGACTGAGCGGCCGACGGAAAAAATGTTGAATGCATATGCAGCGGGAGCAAGAAACAGAATGACGTAGAATCGATGGGCCGCCATGGCCATCTCGCCGCTGAGCACAAAAATGAACAGTAAGAAGGCGAGAATGAGCACCGCGAGAACTTGATGGCGAGGGGAGACAGCGGCGGGACGCCCGGGTAGCTTGAATTTCCAGGAAATCACCAGCGGCAACAGTGGGATCAGCGCCCATGATGAGCGGAGAGTCGCGAAAAACAGCGTGCCAGCTACGTCCCTTACAGAGGGGATCATCCTGGCCAGAATCCGTGATGAAGTTCCTGACAGCGGTGCGGCCAATGCGCCGCTGTCGTGAACTGCCGCTGAGTGGAGCAATTTGAACAGAACAAAAGCGGCGATGGTTCCAGAGCCGAACGCAAAGCACCATTTGATATCCCGGAAAAAGGAGGATCTGTCCCTTGTGACGGGTTGCAAAGCAAGCGCAACGAGCGCCACGGCCGGTACGATGAAGAAACAGCTCCAGTTCGTGGTGCCGACGAGGACGCCTGCGGAAAATGAACGCATCATCCAAAGATACCGCGCGCAGCGTCCGGCATCCAGCGCCGCGTTTCTCCAAAGAACCCAACTGAGCGCCCCGGCCAGCATCCCGAAAGGAATGAGCCGGTGGGAGAAAGCGGTGTTTGCCGAAGACCAGTAAGCGCCTGCCAAGCATATTGACAGAACGACGAAGGTGGCTGTGCAGGTTACGGCGGTGGCTTTGAGCAGACGGTAAAGAACTCCTGCCGAGCAAAGACCGATAAATATGTTCGTGATCATGACTCCCGCTTCGTAGGGGATGCCAGCCTTTGATGGAGCCGCCAACAGGTAACCATAAAGGACGGGCCATCCGGAGTAGGGCTTGCTCACGTCGGGAAGACTTACCGAATCCATGCTTGCAAGGCATAGCCATCCTCCTTGGGCGGCTTCTTGATAGGCGGGGTAATATTGGAGATCGATCCCCTCCCGATAGCCGAGTTTCCAAGACACCAGATGGAATGTGACGAACAGCAGAAGTAGACTCAGGACGAAAATCGGTCTGCAGGGTGATCCGGTTCCCCGGGAAATCGACGATAAATCGTTCATATTTGTTTTGTGTCTCCTTACAGTGGAGGGTTGCCGAAGGGATTCCGCTGGCCGGAAATTATGCGGATTTCAAGGCAGGCATCGGATTCAATTTCTTCGAGCCGTGTTCATCCGTTTCCATTTTTACGGAGAATCTGGACAGTCGGTTTGCCATCCCGCTTCGCTTCCCTTGAGGGATGGTTCCCCCCTTTCCATAAGGCTTGAGATTGTGAGAAGTGGGGTTGAAGAAGCTACCGAAAGGGACATTTCCGTGAAGAATGGCTGTCAGCGGCCCGCGAGGGCGGGAGTCCGTGGCTCCGGCAAGGGAGAGGAGGGGGCGGCCGGAACCCGGTTGGAGGAGCGGTGCCCGTTGGAAAGTTTCTTCAGGATGAAGACTCCGGATAGGACAGTCCACATCTGGAGATTCACAGGTGTCGCGGAAAAATTGCCGCCGGCGATGAACGCAAGGAGAACACCGGGAACGATGCAGCCGATGATGAACGCCCCATCCCTTTTTGTTTGGGTTCCGGAGGATTTATACACCACGCGGTGCAAGGAAAAGAGAATGCCTCCTCCCACCAAGAGGGTGACGAGCAAACCGACCGCTCCGAAGTTGATCACAATCCGGTTGATGATGTCATGGCTGTAAT
The nucleotide sequence above comes from Akkermansiaceae bacterium. Encoded proteins:
- a CDS encoding sugar phosphate isomerase/epimerase, whose protein sequence is MLSVSHIAWSEPNEEAALRLLSEFDIKSVELAPVRAFGNLLEANEADVRAKAGWYARQGFNISSFQALLFGTSGLLLFADQGSRTNLKRWLMRAAQVAGWCGAKSLVFGSPRNRLRGDLEPCVALEIAIPFFRELGDFCSANDTRLLIEPNPEQYGADFCISLEESITLVRAVDSPGFGLHLDAGGLAISGESFAGILERAADLVHHVHASQPDLSDWKEPDPIHRQVASALRSIGYSGGIALEMKKQEDEFGALRTALGSLRNIYQSPP
- a CDS encoding NAD(P)-dependent oxidoreductase codes for the protein MKTALIGYSGFVGSTLDRTLNPDARFRSNNINDIRGQNFGHIICAGVQAVKWWANLHPDEDRARIHSLLDALRDAKAGMFTLISTIDVYPSPREVDEDTPIGLDGHHPYGLHRLEVEETIQALFSNVTILRLPGLFGPGLKKNVIFDLMSDNQLDKVHPEGSFQYYDTRRLAGDINRAWERDIPVLNVSSEPVATGEIRDLYFPGKALGGEPPPPPAYDMRSRYDAAWNGSGGYLYSKETVLRDLEGFLRDISS